The genomic segment ggCAGATTTATATCAAAGCTAGCTGAGCAGGATAATAATTATTGCAGATATCGACCGTATCAAGTTTAGTTATGccaataaaataataggtatttgagaacaatctctcacctcaggatgccgaaaACCGGGCAAAGCGGAGAAGGCTGAGTAAGAATGCGGACCTGGAAGAAGATATTAAACTATTAgaaatgttgaaatgaaatgaaatgaaatgaaatgaaatatttattttccaagtaggcatattacaatgcgcttatgaacgtcaaataaaactacgccggctctaaccctacgcctcagcctcgagaagatttcagtcccccctcagtttgaggagggtatccactatgggaccggcaagaaactcggcgggccacttcttttcaaaacattacatcttataattaacatgcattaaaaaaaaaaaaaaacaagatacaatttaataagcaaaagtattcataaaaaaaaaaatattaacacaagaaattatacaaagtacaaagctattatgattattaataagagatgttagagatgtatagagtctctaagtgtcaaagtacatctaaaaaaattatacatgaagaaaaaaacgaataactaaaataactttagagttgtaaaagactcttgttgtcttaagcaaaggaaaaaaaaatatatatatatacttaatctacttttttccttggagatgtatatggtctccaagagtcagaaagaaaaataaacaaacaaggaccgaacagagtgcctcaacgtaatctcattcaaaattaatgttacatagaatagcatagcccctattagctgaaacagaccggtcttcacaaacagcacccgttcacgaatatggcgcgcatctcagccatcgcctccctcaaccttcattcgggaaggtggcgacccgatcaacgacgtcagcgtaagcaaagacttttagcgagcatgacatgttcaagctgtccgggctgtattaaatattccaataataagtgaatacggtatacctagatgtaagacacaacattccgtgcttgtatgttacatagtttaaattgacttaattgaaaacaagatcttgggagatgtaaaaggtccccacagtcaattataattaatgggatataataaaaaatgaaaatttggaggtgtaaaggttctccaagtgtcaaaagaactagaaatagaaaaaaaaaatgcgtatgaaatacaaatttcacgtcaagagactgttaagctagctatctccaactaattctacagaatacataactagtatgtactcatcaagtcaatatatatatataccaaattataattatacaataataaggatcaataatttaaacagccagtagcaacagcgccttaagcatgacacaatgtctccccgggacactgctagcaaaactatgacagattttgagcctggatagtcggccatggtgtagtatctcccaggtaatcatcaattttgtagtacccctttttgagaagtgcactttttatgtacttcttgaatgaagtaaagggcagatcccatgcctctaagggtactttattataaaatgttacacagtttcccaggaacgatttcttcactttctgtagacgaaacttggaaaccgctagcttatgtttgttccgtgtattataactatgaatatctgacagtttcttaaaggactctatattcttatgagtatacattatcacatctagtatgtattgtgaagctactgtaaggatgtctatctccttaaagcgttccttcagtgagtcacgtgacgccatgttgtagatagatcgtattgcccgtttctggagaacgaagatggtttgaatatctgctgcttttccccaggccaatatgccgtaagacataacactatgaaagtaactgaaataaactaggcgagctgtctccacATCAGTTAATTGCCTAATTCTCCTTACGGCATACGCGGCAGAGCTCAACCTTTTTGCTAGGGCAGATATATGAGGACCCCATTGCAGATTGCAATCTAAAGTAAGACCAAGAAAGAGCGTATTCTCGACAAGGTCCAGGTTTTCGCCATTCAGCGTGATGGTAGTATCTGTCTTCCTTACATTGGGTAAAGAGAATTTAACACATTTCGTCTTCTTGGCATTAAGGAGCAAGTTATTTGCTGTAAACCATTCTAGCACCTCCTTCAAAGTTTCATTCACATGGCTATAGTCACTCAGTTGCCTATCAACTTTGAAAATTAGTgaagtatcatcagcaaataagactatctcacatttgttctttacaagacatggcaaatcatttatatacacaAGGAAAAGAAAAGGTCCCAGAATAGAACCCTGTGGTACTCCAAGCTTTACAGTTGTACCGTTAGATTCAGTACCATTTACAACCACTTTCTGGGTTCTTTCGTTTAAGTAAGATTCAACAAGCTGTAAAGCTTTAGAGGATAGACCGTAGTGCTTCAGCTTGTGTAGTAGTGTGTCGTGCTCCACACAATCGAAAGCTTTGGAGAGATCGCAGAAAATACCGATAGCATCTAACGAGAGTTCCCAGGCATCGTATATGTGCTTGATTAGCACAGAAGCAGCATCTGTCGTCGAACGACctcgtgtaaaaccaaattgctgATGCTGAAGTAATCCATTCGTGTTAAAATGTCGAAGCAActggttcaatataattttctcaaacactttgctGAGAACTGGAAGTATTGAAATTGGTCTAAAATTTCCAAGGTCATCCTTGCTGCCTGATTTAAACAGAGGAATAACCTTACTATACTTCATCAGATTGGGAAACACACATTCCCTAACACAAGCGTTAAACACATCGGCTAGATAAGGTGCCACGACGTCAATAATTGAATACACGACTTTCACAGATATCCCCCAAATGTCCTCactgtttttaacttttaaggACTTGAAAGTTTTAATAATCTCTTCGGGGTCAGtaaattggaaatataattCCATGCTGCATTTCTTAACATTGTAATTGTCCAAGTAGAGACCTGCCTTAACTACAGAGGAGTTTAAATTCCGTGTAGTATCAGTGGCTATGTTGGTGAAAAAGTGTTGAAAGGCGCCAGCAACATCGTCGTCTGCAGACAATACTTGGTCTTGAACTTTTAGTGTGTAATGGCCATTACGGGGTTTCGTCTTCCCGGTTTCAGCGTTTATCATATTCCAGgtagcttttattttattgtctgcCGACCTGACCTTCTTGCTTAAGAATGCAGACTTAGCCGCGGCGCAAACTTTCTTAAACACTTTTGAATACCTCCTTACATATTCAGTGAAATTTTCATCGTGGTTAAAATTCCTCAATTCATACAGGTCATACAATCTCTTCCTGCTTCTGTGGATACCGACGGTGGCCCAGTCactaaactttgacttcaattgGCCTTGCTGTACAGTCttcgtcttaaaaatattctTGTGGACGTCGTGGATGACACTCGACAGTTCCCCGTATAATGTATCAGGATCTTGCTTGCTTATACCTGTCAAAGTAGGTACCTGCGATATAATAGATTCTCTAAATTTATCCATTCGGCTAGCAGTGATAGGCCTATACGTAATCGCTTGCTGTTGttttacaatgttgacttggaaATAAGCTTTCTGACCACAGTGATCAGAGCTGAAACAACTAAAGACATCTTTCTTTTCAACTTCACAATTACAGAATATATTATCCAAACAAGTCGCCGTACTGGCTGTAATTCTTGTGGGCTCGTGGAAAAGCGGAAACAAGTCAAAAGACTGAAAAAGATTTAAGAATCTAACTGTGTGTCCATGCGTGGGATCTAGTATATTAACATTAAAGTCCCCACAAATTATTATCTTCTTACTGCTAACAAACACTCGTCTCAACGCATCTTCCATGACAGACTCAAAAACGCTAAAATCCGCCGAAGGTGGTCTGTAGACGCACATTATAATGTGATCCTCCAATTCTATACATGATATTTCTATAGTTCGCTCAGTAGAAAGTTTAACTATGTCatttctttctttacatttaaatttattttttactataatCAATGATCCCCCGTGAATGGCGGACTTTCTACTGAACGAGCTAATTATGTCATAATTACAGATATTAAATACTAATAAttcatattctttgagccaGTGCTCCGTAACGCACATGACATCAATATCTTGTGATTCTAAGAAAAGAACCACCTCTAACTCTTTGCTGGAGAAGCCCTGTAGGTTTTGGTGAACTAACCTAAGCTCACGGGGCCTCTCCGCTGTCTCAGCCGTCAGTTTAAATGCTGTGGGCGGCCCGCGGGGGAGGCTGCGCACGCGCCGGCGCTCGCCGCGCGGCCGGCACCGTTGCCACTGGCCGAAATGTCAAAAAACCCCGGTTCTACGTTGTAAGCTAGTAATTTCGCTAAAACggtaattatttcttttatacATAATGTTCAGATCAATAAAATGGTAAGCGCTTTCGTAACAAGTCGCATTGTACAACATGGAATTTAACTCCGACACTCTAACGTTGTGCTCATGGGAAACAGAGTCGGAATACGGAAAAgagcataaaataattttataaattccaTGTCGCTCAATGTCGGACAGCGTGCGTATGAGGGATCCCACGTGAGATCTCTTCACACCCACACTATCGCCGAGGTGTATAATCAGAGTGGTGCCACTGTCAAACTTGTCCTTCGCCAGGCGGCGCACGAACGATTCGACGGAGGCACCACGCAAACACACATTTGTTACACTTTGCCGGAGACATTCACCCAGCAGCACGCCGAGGCCGGCCCCGATCGCGTCAGAATAGATGACCGTCGACCGCGGAGGGTCCCGGCTCCGCGCGCGCGGAGCGCCGGGCGCAGGGGCGGGCGCCGCGCTCGACGCGCGCGCCGGCGACGGGGCCGGCGGCCGAGGCTCAGGCTCGACGGTCAGCCGCTCCAGAGCCAGCCGCAGGAGGCTCGACGGTGTCGGGGCCGGCGACCGAGGCTCAGGCTCGACGGTCAGCCGCTCGAGAGCCAGCCGCAGGAGGCTCGGCGGCGACGGAGCCGGCGCGGCGACGGCGGGGCTCGGCGGGACagggcggcgggcggcgggctcgggctcgggcgcgggcgcggggctCGGGCGCGGCGCGAACAAGGCACGCAGCGCGGGCGACCCCGGCGCCGCCAGCGCGGCACGGAGCGCCGGCGAGTGCGGCGCGGCGGGGCGCCGCCGAGCAGGCGCAGGCGAGTCCATGCACACCGGGTACCCGCTCGATGGATCTAGAACATTATTCATAAAAGATATGTACTCGTGTAATGCTTTACTTGTCAGTTCATATCTATTATTCAGGTCTTTCAGTTTTGATTCTAATTTGTACAATTCATCGGAGCGACTGTTCAACTCCTGTGCTGTCAGGTCGAGTCGGTGTTGACAATTTAGAAGTTCATCGCTTAAGGCGACACTGTTACATCTGGACTGTATTGTCTTAAACATAGAATTTTGTCGTTTAACTAAAAGCTTTGATTTCTTTATAAATTTGCTTaactttaagtattttttaattttatttgaccccTTCAATGTCACTCTGGGATCACTGCCGCCCTCTAAGTGCACAGACTCCTTTAAATCTACATGGTCCTTCATTGGGGAGCACAGTGCACTGTCATGAACCACATCTAAATCGAAGCTATTAAATTCagcaaatatacttaaattgttTTCAGCCGGAGCGGAGTTCCCGGAGCAATACTTGCAATACCGTTTTGAATCCGACTCCTGCAGTTGCTGCTCGAGGTCCCGGATGCGTTGTAATGCCTGCTCATGTATCTCTTGGCAATGCTGGAACCTTTCTACGACTACTGTTCATAAGTATATGTATGAAAGACGCCGACAATAAGAAGCcgtttgtgtgtatgtgtgtgtgtgtgtttttctAATTTCTACaacttaaataggtatttaGATACTCAGCTACTCACTAGTCGTTGCAATATACGTTATATGT from the Leguminivora glycinivorella isolate SPB_JAAS2020 chromosome 8, LegGlyc_1.1, whole genome shotgun sequence genome contains:
- the LOC125228697 gene encoding anther-specific proline-rich protein APG-like produces the protein MDSPAPARRRPAAPHSPALRAALAAPGSPALRALFAPRPSPAPAPEPEPAARRPVPPSPAVAAPAPSPPSLLRLALERLTVEPEPRSPAPTPSSLLRLALERLTVEPEPRPPAPSPARASSAAPAPAPGAPRARSRDPPRSTVIYSDAIGAGLGVLLGECLRQSVTNVCLRGASVESFVRRLAKDKFDSGTTLIIHLGDSVGVKRSHVGSLIRTLSDIERHGIYKIILCSFPYSDSVSHEHNVRVSELNSMLYNATCYESAYHFIDLNIMYKRNNYRFSEITSLQRRTGVF